One window from the genome of Nyctibius grandis isolate bNycGra1 chromosome 22, bNycGra1.pri, whole genome shotgun sequence encodes:
- the PCDH1 gene encoding protocadherin-1 isoform X2, with protein MQAPLDQRVRDRHGAQSRPHPTPRQRRMKPLASCLGLWLLFQLPALVSGMRVVYKVQEEQPPNTLIGSLASDYGFPDVGHLYKLEVGAPYLRVDGKTGDIYTTETSIDRESLRECQHLLPGEPCFLEFEVSITDLILNSSPRLLEGQIEVLDINDNTPNFASPVLTLSIPENTNIGTLFPIPLAMDRDSGPNGVASYELMAGPEAQELFGLQVAEDQDEKQPQLIVMGNLDREQWDSYDLTIKVQDGGNPPRASSALLRITILDMNDNAPKFEKALYEAELSENSPVGHSVLQVKANDSDQGANAEIDYSFHQASDMVRRLLRLDRATGLITVQGPIDREDVNTLKFSIMAKDKGANPKSARTQVVVTIKDMNDNAPSIEIRGIGLVTHQDGMANISEDVPVETAVALVQVSDRDEGENAVVTCVVAGDVPFQLRQASETGSDSKKKYFLQTTTPLDYESVKEYTIEIVAVDSGNPPLSSTNSLKVQVVDVNDNAPVFSQSFTEVAFPENNEPDDLVMEVSASDADSGSNAKLVYSLVTDPSSKGSFTIDPDSGEIRVKAVLDREQRERYEFLVVAADKGSPSLKGTASVAINVMDRNDNDPKFMLSGYNFSVMENMPPLSPVGMVTVIDADKGENARIQLSVEQDNGDFVIQNGTGTILSSISFDREQQSTYTFRLKAVDGGDPPRSAYVGVTINVLDENDNAPFITSPSNATYKHILPHTSPGQQVSKVKAEDIDSGVNAELTYSITGGNPFELFQISPHSGDITLEKEILRKHHGLHRLVVRVNDKGKPSRHGTALVHFYVNETLANRTLLDTLVGHSLDTPLDIDIAGDPEYERSKQRSNILFGVIAGIVAVTLVIVLVVLVRYCRQREAKSGYQAGKKETKDLYAPKQASKSGKSKSKVKKSKSPKPPKPTEDEEETGLQKSLKFNLMNDSVSDSPRIHLPLNYPPGSPDLGRHYRSNSPLPSIQLQPQSPSASKKHQVVQDLPATNTFVGTGDNNSTGSEQYSDYSYRTNPQKYTNKQLPHRRVTFSAASQAQDLQDPSQHSYYDSGLEESETPSSKSSSGPRIGPLALPEDHYERTTPDGSIGEMEHPENESPERSRL; from the exons ATGCAGGCGCCGCTGGATCAGCGCGTAAGGGACCGGCACGGAGCGCAGAGCCGTCCGCATCCAA CTCCCCGGCAGCGCAGGATGAAACCACTGGCATCCTGCTTGGGCCTGTGGCTCCTcttccagctccctgccctggtcTCTGGGATGCGTGTGGTCTACAAAGTGCAGGAGGAACAACCCCCCAACACTCTCATTGGGAGCCTGGCTTCTGACTACGGCTTCCCGGACGTGGGGCACCTCTACAAGCTGGAAGTGGGGGCCCCGTACCTACGTGTGGATGGCAAGACTGGGGACATCTACACCACAGAGACCTCCATCGACCGGGAGAGCTTGCGTGAGTGCCAGCACCTCCTGCCCGGAGAACCCTGCTTCCTGGAGTTCGAAGTGTCCATCACTGACCTGATCTTGAACAGCAGCCCACGCCTGCTCGAGGGGCAGATAGAGGTGCTCGATATCAATGACAACACACCCAACTTTGCCTCGCCCGTTCTCACCCTCTCCATCCCTGAAAACACCAACATCGGGACGCTTTTCCCCATCCCCTTGGCCATGGACCGGGACTCGGGCCCCAATGGTGTTGCCTCCTACGAGCTGATGGCTGGTCCGGAGGCACAGGAGCTCTTTGGGCTGCAGGTGGCAGAGGATCAGGATGAGAAGCAGCCGCAGCTGATTGTTATGGGGAACCTCGACCGGGAGCAGTGGGACTCCTACGATCTGACCATCAAGGTGCAGGACGGAGGCAACCCGCCGCGGGCGAGCAGCGCCCTGCTTCGCATCACCATCCTGGACATGAATGACAACGCGCCCAAGTTCGAGAAGGCCCTGTACGAGGCAGAGCTCTCTGAAAACAGCCCCGTGGGGCACTCTGTCCTCCAG GTGAAAGCCAACGACTCGGACCAGGGCGCCAATGCCGAAATCGACTACTCCTTCCACCAAGCCTCCGACATGGTACGGCGGCTGCTGCGCCTGGACCGCGCCACGGGGCTCATCACCGTGCAGGGGCCCATAGACCGTGAGGATGTCAACACCCTCAAGTTCTCCATCATGGCCAAGGACAAGGGGGCCAACCCCAAGAGCGCCCGCACGCAGGTGGTGGTCACCATCAAGGACATGAATGACAATGCACCCTCCATAGAGATTCGGGGCATTGGGCTCGTCACCCACCAGGATGGCATGGCAAACATCTCAGAGGATGTGCCAGTAGAGACAGCAGTGGCTCTCGTGCAGGTGTCCGACCGAGACGAGGGTGAAAACGCTGTGGTGACCTGCGTGGTGGCTGGTGATGTCCCGTTCCAGCTGCGGCAGGCTAGTGAAACAGGGAGCGACAgcaagaagaaatacttcctacaGACCACCACGCCGCTGGACTATGAGTCGGTGAAGGAGTACACTATTGAGATTGTGGCGGTGGACTCGGGGAACCCACCCCTCTCCAGCACTAACTCTTTAAAGGTGCAGGTGGTGGACGTGAATGACAATGCGCCTGTCTTCAGCCAGAGCTTCACCGAGGTGGCCTTCCCCGAGAACAACGAGCCCGATGACCTGGTGATGGAGGTGAGTGCCAGTGATGCTGATAGTGGCTCCAACGCCAAGCTGGTTTACTCCCTGGTGACAGACCCCTCCTCCAAGGGCTCCTTCACCATTGACCCCGACTCTGGGGAGATCCGGGTGAAGGCGGTGCTGGACCGAGAGCAGCGGGAACGCTATGAGTTCTTGGTGGTGGCGGCAGAcaagggcagccccagcctcaaGGGCACAGCATCTGTGGCCATCAATGTCATGGACAGGAATGACAACGACCCCAAGTTCATGCTGAGCGGCTACAACTTCTCAGTGATGGAGAACATGCCGCCCCTCAGCCCTGTGGGCATGGTGACGGTGATCGATGCtgacaaaggagaaaatgcCCGCATCCAGCTGTCGGTGGAGCAAGACAACGGGGATTTTGTCATCCAGAATGGCACTGGCACCATCCTCTCCAGTATCTCTTTTGACCGGGAGCAGCAGAGCACGTACACTTTCCGACTCAAGGCGGTAGACGGTGGGGATCCTCCCAGGTCTGCCTATGTGGGGGTGACCATCAACGTCTTGGATGAGAATGATAATGCTCCCTTCATCACTTCACCCTCCAATGCCACCTACAAACACATCCTGCCCCACACCAGCCCTGGCCAGCAGGTGAGCAAGGTCAAGGCGGAGGACATTGACTCTGGAGTAAATGCGGAGCTGACCTACAGCATCACAGGAGGCAACCCCTTTGAGCTCTTCCAGATCTCCCCGCACAGTGGAGACATCACCCTGGAGAAGGAAATCCTGCGCAAGCACCATGGCCTGCACCGCTTGGTAGTGCGCGTCAACGACAAGGGCAAGCCCTCGCGGCATGGCACGGCGCTGGTGCACTTCTACGTAAACGAGACACTGGCCAACCGCACGCTGCTGGACACGCTGGTGGGGCACAGCCTGGACACACCGCTCGACATAGACATCGCCGGAGACCCCGAATACGAGCGCAGCAAGCAGCGAAGCAACATCCTCTTTGGAGTCATTGCCGGCATCGTGGCCGTCACGCTGGTCATCGTGCTGGTTGTCCTGGTGCGCTACTGCCGGCAGCGGGAGGCCAAGAGCGGCTACCAGGCAGGCAAGAAGGAGACCAAGGACCTGTACGCACCCAAGCAGGCCAGCAAGAGTGGTAAGAGCAAGAGCAAGGTGAAGAAGAGCAAGTCTCCGAAGCCGCCCAAGCCCACGGAGGACGAGGAGGAGACGGGGCTGCAGAAATCGCTCAAGTTCAACCTCATGAACGACTCTGTCAGCGACAGCCCCCGAATCCACCTGCCCCTCAACTACCCTCCGGGCAGCCCAGACCTGGGTCGCCACTACCGCTCCAACTCGCCGCTGCCCTCCATCCAGCTGCAGCCTCAGTCGCCCTCTGCCTCCAAGAAGCACCAAGTGGTGCAGGACCTGCCGGCCACCAACACCTTTGTTGGCACCGGGGACAACAACTCGACGGGCTCCGAGCAGTACTCGGACTACAGCTACCGCACCAATCCCCAGAAATACACCAACAAGCAG